A genomic region of Metopolophium dirhodum isolate CAU chromosome 1, ASM1992520v1, whole genome shotgun sequence contains the following coding sequences:
- the LOC132933338 gene encoding uncharacterized protein LOC132933338, translating to MHRARRGHQPSVPSTTREWGAMIISEEWRQRYENTIGNQTRFYQGELVTEGLLYGIMFFNTEIVTTLRQNGINISNVAVDGTFQCLPNHPTDLRQLLTSFPVAYACLTRHTQAAYVCVMRYIFSLELPYSHEVQVITDFETGLLNAIRTVFPEWHQVGCSFHFNQAVLKHTHQIGLRNIIRTNVTSRNIVRLLLALPYLPANGNAYSNVRGFTISDGLMMIRAIAIQQQVFEELRPVFNYFDRYWMGVVGPERFSVHGSDHRKNNFVESFHAYLLGYLGVHPPLWTFYDLIRGVENITRLELSQTLKGQQFWIGLNIVLRTRPSHVLQPASQQNMFDVSFNEESENIDSEGEPVIEGR from the exons ATGCACAGAGCGAGACGTGGGCACCAACCATCAGTACCAAGTACAACAAGAGAATGGGGTGCTATGATTATCTCTGAAGAATGGAGGCAGAGATACGAGAATACCATTGGAAacc aaactAGGTTTTATCAAGGTGAATTAGTTACTGAAGGTTTGTTATATGGCATCATGTTCTTCAATACTGAAATAGTGACAACACTGCGGCaaaatggtataaatatatcaaatgtaGCAGTAGATGGTACTTTTCAATGTCTACCCAATCATCCTACTGATTTACGTCAACTActtact agTTTCCCAGTGGCTTATGCTTGTTTAACTCGTCACACACAAGCAGCATATGTGTGTGTTATGCGGTACATTTTTAGTCTTGAACTGCCCTATTCCCATGAAGTTCAAGTTATTACCGATTTTGAAACTGGTCTTCTTAACGCCATAAGAACAGTTTTCCCTGAATGGCATCAAGTGGGTTGTTCTTTTCACTTCAATCAG GCTGTATTAAAACATACACATCAAATTGGATtgagaaatattataagaacaaaTGTTACTAGTAGAAATATAGTTCGCTtg ttacTAGCTCTCCCATATCTACCTGCAAATGGAAACGCATATTCCAATGTCAGAGGCTTTACAATATCTGATGGGCTGATGATGATAAGGGCGATTGCAATACAGCAACAAGTCTTTGAAGAATTACGACCAGTCTTCAATTATTTTGATCGGTATTGGATGGGTGTGGTAGGTCCAGAAAGATTTTCTGTTCACGGATCAGATCACCGGAAAAATAACTTTGTTGAGTCATTCCACGCATATTTGCTTGGGTACTTGGGAGTTCATCCACCATTATGGACATTTTATG ATCTAATCCGAGGTGTGGAGAATATAACAAGGTTGGAGCTGAGCCAAACACTAAAAGGCCAACAA TTTTGGATTGGTCTGAATATAGTGTTAAGAACTCGTCCCTCTCATGTACTTCAACCCGCCtctcaacaaaatatgtttgatgTATCTTTTAATGAAGAATCTGAAAATATAGATAGTGAAGGAGAACCAGTGATTGAGGGTAGATAA